TCCAACTCGAACGACGGCACGGAGCAGTTCCTGCGCGACGTCGGAGCCCTGCATCCCAATGTACGGTATTTGCCGGGGGCGTACACCGGCCGGGCGGCCGCGCGCAACGCCGGCATCGATCGAGCGCGCGGCGAGATCGTGCTATTCAACGATGCCGATATCTTTGCATCGCCCGATCTGCTCTCGGTGCATCTCTCCCGGCATCTGCAGCGAGCCGGCATCGCCGTCGTCGGCTTGGAGGTGCAGGCGCGCGACTACGAAGAGTACGAGTATAAGCGCGACCACCCGCAAGCGCGCGGGCATCTGCATCCGCCCTCGCGAAAGAGGCTGCCGTGGTTATATTTCCTCACGGGCAACGCCTCAGTGCGGCGTACGGATCTGCTGCGGGCAGGCTGCTTCGACGAAAGCT
The DNA window shown above is from Candidatus Cybelea sp. and carries:
- a CDS encoding glycosyltransferase produces the protein MPEISVVIPTYNRLNTLSLVLPTLLAQDLPAEQYELLVCDSNSNDGTEQFLRDVGALHPNVRYLPGAYTGRAAARNAGIDRARGEIVLFNDADIFASPDLLSVHLSRHLQRAGIAVVGLEVQARDYEEYEYKRDHPQARGHLHPPSRKRLPWLYFLTGNASVRRTDLLRAGCFDESFTGYGHEDLELGYRLQRLGIEICYEPRAVNYHCQDVSHDDQKEKM